The Rhododendron vialii isolate Sample 1 chromosome 5a, ASM3025357v1 genome contains a region encoding:
- the LOC131327051 gene encoding receptor-like protein EIX2, whose amino-acid sequence MLSSCKLGPRFPGWLRTQKNFSVLYISSAGIVGNIPSWFWDLSPRLDSLNLSHNQINGILPDLSLKFHGSGIDLSNNLLTGPIPLVPLNVSFLKLSENMFGGSLSFLCAIAGEFRMIFLDLSNNQLSGELPYCLSHFKRLSIISLANNNLYGEIPSSIGSLSQIQILNMRNNNLSGELPFSLERCTELSIIDLRGNKFAGIVPAWLGTHLTNLKVLILRSNEFNGSIPQQTCHLNYIQVLDLSQNNLSGNIPPCFFNFTTLVESKNSDATTSYEYTLPFADFAIDDMANDGTYEANAFLQWKGQDREYDKNLGLQKIIDLSSNRLSGNIPEQVWSLAGLHSLNLSRNNLTGKITQEISRMEMLESLDLSANGFSGEIPRSLAHLNYLSVLNLSSNNLSGKIPFGTQLQSFNASAYAGNPNLCGLPLPNKCLGDPPITPQPKDKSIQEDEDRSITQGFYVSMGLGFFFGFWGVFGTILFNSRSQHAFFKFLNHITDWIYVTTVLNWARLQRRL is encoded by the coding sequence ATGTTGTCGTCTTGCAAGTTGGGTCCTCGTTTCCCAGGGTGGCTTCGAACTCAAAAGAATTTTTCTGTGCTTTATATCTCCAGTGCTGGAATTGTAGGTAATATTCCTAGTTGGTTCTGGGATCTATCCCCGAGATTAGATTCTCTAAATCTCTCTCACAACCAGATTAACGGCATCTTGCCTGATCTATCATTGAAGTTTCATGGTTCAGGAATAGATTTAAGTAATAATCTTCTTACAGGTCCAATACCACTAGTTCCTCTGAACGTATCATTTTTGAAACTCTCCGAGAATATGTTTGGAGGCTCGCTTTCTTTCTTATGCGCAATTGCTGGGGAGTTTCGTATGATCTTTCTTGACCTCTCGAATAACCAACTATCAGGAGAGCTTCCATATTGTTTGTCCCACTTCAAAAGACTATCCATCATTAGTTTGGCAAACAACAATTTGTACGGGGAAATTCCCAGCTCTATTGGCTCGCTGAgtcaaattcaaatattgaacaTGCGCAATAACAATTTATCTGGGGAATTGCCTTTTTCTCTTGAGAGATGCACAGAACTGAGTATTATTGACTTAAGAGGTAACAAATTCGCAGGAATAGTACCAGCATGGTTGGGGACGCACCTGACAAATTTGAAAGTCCTTATTCTTCGATCCAATGAGTTCAACGGAAGCATACCTCAGCAGACATGTCATCTTAACTACATTCAAGTATTGGACTTGTCCCAGAATAATTTATCAGGAAATATACCACCATGCTTTTTCAATTTTACTACTCTGGTGGAAAGTAAGAATTCTGATGCCACCACAAGTTATGAGTACACATTACCGTTTGCCGATTTTGCTATTGACGATATGGCTAATGATGGCACGTATGAAGCTAATGCATTTCTGCAATGGAAAGGACAAGACCGGGAGTACGACAAAAATCTCGGACTGCAAAAGATCATTGATCTCTCTAGCAATAGATTATCCGGAAATATTCCTGAACAAGTTTGGAGTCTAGCAGGGTTGCATTCCTTGAACCTCTCAAGAAACAATTTGACAGGAAAAATCACTCAAGAGATCAGTCGGATGGAAATGTTGGAATCACTTGACTTGTCTGCAAACGGATTTTCTGGTGAAATTCCTAGAAGCCTTGCTCATCTAAATTATCTAAGTGTTTTGAACCTCTCAAGTAACAATTTGTCTGGCAAAATCCCATTTGGCACACAACTCCAAAGCTTTAATGCTTCTGCATATGCTGGTAATCCTAACCTTTGTGGGCTTCCACTTCCCAACAAGTGCCTTGGAGATCCTCCAATTACTCCCCAACCCAAAGACAAAAGCATTCAAGAAGATGAGGATAGGTCCATTACTCAAGGATTTTATGTTAGCATGGGACTTGGTTTCTTCTTCGGATTTTGGGGAGTTTTTGGCACTATACTCTTCAATAGTCGGTCTCAACATGCATTTTTCAAGTTCCTAAACCACATAACGGATTGGATCTACGTGACCACTGTATTGAATTGGGCTAGACTACAAAGGAGGCTTTAA